A stretch of DNA from Rattus rattus isolate New Zealand chromosome 1, Rrattus_CSIRO_v1, whole genome shotgun sequence:
actaaaaataaaaagaagcaccaTAGAGAGATTTTTGAGCGAATGTgatgccattgcaccctggttcacagCCTCTGGTAATCTCACGGTGGCGAGCTGGGACAAGTTAGGGAAAGACCTTGATTTTGCCCGGGAACAGGGGACTCTAAGACCTGGGGTCCGTACAGTATGGCGCTTAGTGCGTAGCTGCCTTGAGGATCAGAAATGTTGTCAGGCAGCTATAGAGAAGGGGCAAGctgccctagaaatgcttcaagaggagaggtcagaaaagcagggaagcacaaaggagacagactcagaaaagacagatacagaggaggaaacagatgaaacagattcagaagaagagttacaagagttgatagatcaaatgcggaaacagtctctaaggaatagacagaagaagaaaagaaaaaagcctaaaatggtggaggaacctcctgggcggttcccctcggctcctcctccctgcaatgttgtagagggaggaagtagagtttcaggtagtacattctgcccagaagtgtggaaggcagtctgcacagaactacatctggcctatcctgtttatgtggatgctaatcaacaaaggtaTCATGAGCCTTTAGACTTTAAGGTGATCAAGTCCCTGTCGGAATCAGTCAGGACATATGGCATTACGGCCTCATTCACCATAGCTCAGGTTGAGGCCttacacagattttgcatgactcctagTGATTGGACTAACCTTGCTCGGGCCTGTCTTAGTCCGGGACAGTATTTGGACTGGAAAGCTTTTCTTATTGAGTTTGCCAATGAACAGGCTGCCGCTAATTTGGCAGCGGGGGGCggccaggctgcctgggataGGGATATGCTGCTGGGTCAGGGACGCTTTGCCAATGCTCAGACAGGGTATCCAGGACAGGTTTACCAGCAGATTAATGAAGTTGCAACAAAGGCATGGAAATCCTTACCTAATAAGAGAGAAGTGAGTGGAAACCTCACCAAGATCCTTCAAGGACCTATGGAGCCATTCTCTGACTTTGTAGCCTGATTAGTAGAAGCAGCGGGGAAAGTCTTTGGAGACCCTGATACTGCTATGCCCTTGATTAAACAGTTGGCCTATGAACAGTGCACAAGGGAATGCCGAGCCGCTATCACTCCTTACAAGAACAAGGGACTTGAAGCTTGGATGAAGGTCTGTAGAGAAATAGGGGGACCTTTGACTAATGCTGGACTTGCGGCTGCTGTTATGCAGATGAcgcagagaaaaggaggaagctcaGGAGCGTGTTTTAAATGTGGTAAACAGGGGCACCTAAAAAGGCAATGTCCAGAAAGGGGAAGTCTAGTTAGTACAGGAAGTGGCCAATGCCCAAGGCAACCAGGGCTGTGCCCCAAGTGCAAAAAGGGGAATCATTGGGCTAATGAGTGCCGCTCGGTAAAAGACATCAATGGGCAGCCTCTTAGCTCGGGCTTTGGTGGAGCACGTCCAAAAAATGGACAGCGGGGCCCCCGACCCCAGGGCCCACAAATATATGGGGCAGTCGAGAATCAGGATATAGGACAGAGTCACGAGAGATGGCCGTCCCTTCACCATCTGAGGGGCCAAGGAGAGCCACTAAGGGCTCCACAGGACTGGACCTCcgttccaccaccagactcgtacTAACTCCTTGGATGGGGGTCCAGTTGatagaaactgattttaaagGACCCCTTGAGCCTGGCACAGTAGGGTTACTTATAGGGAGATCATCTACAGCCTTAAGAGGACTACATGTCCATCTAGGAGTTATTGACCCAGATTATACCAGGGTTGTCAAGATCATGGTAGAATCACCAAAAGGAATTACTGCTATTTCCCCTGGAGATAGAATAGTTCAGTTGTTACTTTTGCCTAGCCTTCATGAAAGATTTGCCACCCAACAGAGAGAAGGGAATCAggacctgggtttttcctaggggcaGCTGAGGAAGGCATTCCCATTACCTGGAAAACAGAGGAGTCGGTGTGGGTTCCTCAGTGGCcgctttcctctgagaagcttgccGCAGCTAAAGACCTGGTAAATGAACAGCTGGCTATGAAGAATATAAAACCATCAGTGTCACCCTGGAATACCCCAATATTTGTGattaaaaagaagtcagggaaatggAGACTGTTGCATGATTTACGAGTTATTAATCAACAGATGCAAATCATGGGCCCAGTGCAACGCAGGCTTCCTCTTTTATCCTCTCTGCCAGCCTGTTGGCCTCTTGCAGTGATTTatataaaagattgctttttctccatACCTCTTTGTCCAAGGGATagtgaaagatttgcttttactgttcCACCATGCAATCATGAAGAACCTGATCAAAGATATGAATGGGTGGTTTTACCACAAGGTATGGCCaatagccctactatgtgtcaactTTTTGTGGGCAACGCCATCGCCCCATTAAGACAGAAGTTTCCCACACTGAGATGTGtacattttatggatgatatccttttaactgcaaagaatgaagagattttagatttagcatatggATATTTAGTTAAATTGCTAGAAGGTAAAGGACTGATTATTGCCcctgaaaaggtacaaaagggcaatcttgtaaattatttaggAACAAAAGTAAGCCCTTATATCATTATCCCCCAAAAGGTTGACTTGAGGAAAGATAACCttaagactcttaatgattttcaaaaattattgggagatattaattgggtcagatgttatttaaaattaccaaattatgaattaaaaccattgtATAATATTTTGGCTGGGAATTCGGCCTTGGATTCTCCTAGACAATTGACTGATGAAGCAAGGGAAGctttaaagaaggttgaaaaaaGGTTACAAGGCACAATGTTACATCGATGGAAGGAGGGTGCAGACATTGTGCTATGCATTCTAGCCACCTACATGCAgcccacaggattgttgtggcaagatggccctctgctttgggtttatcccagagcttctccagctagATCAGTAGAGTATTATCCTAGAGCAGTTGCACGATTAGCCCTGAATGGGATTCAACAGTGCATACAATATTTTGCTGTTTCCCCAACCTCAATCATAGTGCCCTATACAGGTCAGCAGATGAAGATCTTGTGTGGCACTGTGGATGACTGGGCTATATTACGCTGTGGAATCCATGGAGCGATAGATagtcattatccaaaacaccctctgctatccttctttaaggaacatcCCGTGATTTTTCCTAAGGTTACCTCCAGTGTTCCCATACAGGGGGCtccaaacatttttacagatggatccaaaaatggctgtggagcctatatggttgaccatcaagagccaattttgtgtcaatatcaaccCTGCTCTCCACAAGAAATTGAACTCAAAATTGtgctggaagtgtttaaaaattgttcttttgcctttaatttgctctctgattcatcatatgttgttaatgcagttaagatattagaagtggctggccctattaaaattagcagcacggtatgccagctgctgagggaacttcaggaattgatctggaaaagaggtcacaagttttttgtccaacatattagagctcatacaggtttgcctggtcctctcagtgaggaaaatgatcttgtggatagatgtacccgaatggagtttatcttcttaagctcatcattggatcaagcccgacagtttcatcaacaatttcatgtgcctaccaaaaccttacagcagaagtttcatctgtctcaagcagatgctcgacagatagttttaggatgTCAACAGTATATCACTTTCCATCATCTCCCTAGTGTGGGGGTTAATCCCAGGGGCTTACTGCCTCtaaagatttggcaaatggatgtaactcacatatctggatttgggactctaaaatgcattcatgtttctgtggatacctGCTCAGGTGTCATTCATGCTACCCCTATGAGTGGGGAAAAGACACACAATGTTATTagacactgcctagaagcctgggctgcttggggaaagcctcaacacttaaaaactgataatggcccagcatacactgcccaatctttcaaatccttttgtaaacagacggatgtgcagttgagccatggtctgccttataatccccaaggtcaaggtatTGTTGAGCGAGCACATCGTACCTTGAAAGAAtgcttaattaaacaaaaagggggaataggCCATGGCAGAACTCCTAAGGAACAGATATCATTAgccctttttactcttaattttttaaattttggatgatgatggcctttctgccgctgACCAACATCAGTGTTGGGTGGGCAcattgaaaggttatgtgaagtggaaagatgtgctcactggcttatggcatgggccagacCCTGTGTTGGTGTGGGcaagagggtctgtttgtgtgtttcctcaggaccggcaagatcggttgtgggtccctgaaagattgaccaggaggtgcaacaagaatgaagatcctgctgttgctgacacttctcggTGTGACCCAAATGCTGGTCAAAACGGAGCCCCAGTGGGGGATACTACCGGTGTTCCCGAGACTCATGCCGATACGTCATGACCTTTAAGCCCACTcctctaatttgtctaaacagttgtcaagttatcttttaggtaattggactggagaattcgatttcttaatggatcagctacatgtagccatcgtgaccgtgaaCTCCACATGTGCAGATGCTAGACTGGCTATggaattgtcatcttggattgctgctgctatgaatcatcttagagagtgggtgggtatgggagccctagctggactattgctgctggtctccctagtgagcctgtggtgtctctATAGAATGAGGTTTATTCAGAGGCGGCACGTGGCTATGGTGGTACAGACATTTACAGCCATTGAAGCAGGACAgtcccctcaagcctggcttacggtcattcagaagacctagttgcacctcgcccctgagtatatgtgagtgaccTTGCCCAGCGACGGGCAACTACCTTTCTACCTAAGGCACGGCACGGAACCTTGTGGGCGACGAGGTGTCCTATGATGGGTTTAATGAAGGGATGAGCCTAAGAGAGGGGGGGTCGCCACACTCAgtggtgcctttgcctgcttgattaattaaacaaaaagggggaactgtagagagctgcgacatgccgcgcctcaaagatggtgctggtttccgccttccaccctcccaatggtgagcgctccttgcagtaaacaagcccttatttggctatgtctgcctggcctgctagcttccgcatagtgacagcctatctacatgacccacttggcttgctaggactggccagtgttAGCTATTTAAGTATGCtgcagggcgttccccggggAGAGAgccagaagaaagagagagtcagaaggttGTATCAAGGTTcatgagtaaaactgcttgaagaagatctcctgtggtcgtgtcttccttgctggtcgaggtggggCGTGGCACTGAACCATGTTGAGCAGCCATAGCCTTAGAAAGATGTGTCTCTCCTCGATCTGTTGGAAAAGATAGTCTATGGATGGAAGAATCGTGCAGCAAGTCTCATGTGTCTATGGTCCTTATAAAGCCTCTAAGGCAGGAGCCCTAGAGAGCATTCATCAGGTCTTGGGACTGCTCCAGAGATGGTGAAATCCTGAGACTCAGTTTAGATTCTGGGACATGAGGAAGGATCTTGGGTACAGGACTCAGGAGGTCCCTCATTCACTCATGTGTTAGCCCTCTGgacatatagacatacatttaAGTGCAAGGGTAATCATTTATTTTGTGCGGAATGATCATGggtggggaaaagagagaaatttaAGAAAGCTTTTAATTCTCGATTGTTGTCATGGGTAACTAGGGAAGATGCTGGAGAGACCGGGATTGCACTTTTCTGTGAAACGGGATGGAAATCAGATCGCAGAATTTGTCTCAGGATGCTCCATGGACAGGAAATGGTGATGCTGGAGTCCTGGTGATAAGTCTCCACTCAGCACTGAGTAATCCAGGAAGAAAGAATACAGGAATCCATTAAGCACTTCTTGGATTGACTTTTGGACAGAGAGGCACTCTTGTATAGAACAAAGGATGAAGAAATAGATCTTGCCCTGCAATCTAATCAACATTATTTGCCAGAAaacagggattaaaggcatagaatAAATGACTCTTTCCTTATGGATGGCCTATGAAAAATGAAGTAATGAAAGGTCTGAGGCTTGTTTCCACAACCTTTGGCATAAGAAGCTCTGAAGAATGGTCATTGCCTTGAGGAATAATGGTGAAAGCCTTGGCCACTTTTAAAGACTTTCATACATTATCTGAGTGAAGTCTTGGGAAATGGGAAAGAGGGGTCAAAGGAGTCTGCTCTCCAGACTGGAGGAGAAGTGGAGAACATGCAACTCCACTTCCAGGTAAGAAGCCAAGGTTGTATGGAGTTCAGATGAAGATCTTATTGTCCAGAGTGGGATGGAGTGGGACCACAGACTCTGAAGAGCAGTCATGCTCATGTCCTGCTACTCTCTGTTTCAAACTTTAACTCTTAATGACACTTAACACATCGCTGAGCCCTTTTTACACAACCGTGCAGCAACTATGGAAAACTCGCTCCCTTATTTTCTTGCTGAAGTGCTTGGATCACTTTACTTTAGAGCTCAAAATGGGACCAGATAGTCACAAATCCACATAATTCAAAGCCATGTTTCAAGCTCTCCTCAAAGACTCCTTATCAAATTATTCTTATAATAATCTGGGGGCACAATACTAACGCTTTTGGAAGGCCTGGTCCATGCCCACCCCCTCCTTGCTCTCACTGGAGATTGCCCACCTGGAGGCTCAGGCCTTTCTTCAACCTCGGGCCTGGAGACAGCGATCTGCAGGGTGAGAACAAGAACGTGTTCAGGTACCAGGTCCACGTTATTCCCCGAAGAGGAAATGAGGTGGCTCTCCAGCTTTCAACAAATGCCTGATAGCCAATCCCCCAGGTTCATTTCTTCTATGATATAATATTCAGGACGAGAAAAATAAGTGAATCCTGACTTACCAGTCTTGGTTAGGTCAATGATATTGTCCCTAGTGATTCCATGCGCCTCACATAGTTTTGCAAACTTTTCCTTGAtgtctgaactcagatcctttgtTCTGCCTGTGAAAAGAGCAGCAGTGAGTGTAGCAGCTGTGTCCTAGGCATTGACCACAGAACTAAGTGAGGGAACAGGGGCTCCCCCATAAGGGTGAGAAAATGGCTGGTGACATGGTTGACAGGTGTGGGTCCAATCTATCCTGAATGTGGCACCCACGGAATGGCCTTCTGGCACACGGAGAGATTTCAGAGTGTGCCCATCACTGTGCTTGAGGCAGGGTGCAGGTGAACATCGTCGACCTTCAGGAAGTGAGAAAGAGGCGAACCAAGCCGGGAAGACCATACTAAAGCTAGagtttccttccccttttcccacCCCAAGATCCGTGTCCGTGTGGAAATACTTTACCGTAGAGACTCATCACCTGGAAGGTTTCCCTGTTCTTGTAACTAACGATACGCAATATGAGATATCTGTCATAGTCTTGCTTATTTATAGTAAATGTATTCCCTCCGTCATCTGTGGAGGAAATGGGACACAGCTCAGAAATTCTCTGGTCTGCATGAAATTATGTAAACCCTTTACCTGTTCTACCCCAAAcatgaaaatcattaaaatacatATCCTGGAAGAGATGGGGGCGGGGATGTCTGCTGCTTCCCATCTGTAGCTTTCTGGACTTGATGAAGTAACTTCTAAGGAAGGGGCCCTGGGACGACGCCCACTAGAGAACACTTAGCCACAGCAGCGACTcactctctctcatcctctctgaGGCTCACCTGCCTCCCTCAGCACCTTCAAGCGACACGTCTGTCTTTCATAAGTCTGCCGTCTCACATGGCTACATCCTGAGCAATGTGCACCGGTGCTAGCTACCGGGCAGtatcagattccacctcaccataCTTATCCCCCTTGCCTGCCACAGGGTGCTAGCTATTAGATGGCCCCCATGTCCCTGGCTAAATCAACCATGTCAGGAAGTGCTTGAGATTCTACAAGGGGTTGTGGTGAGTTCCCTAGTGGAAAGTTTGACTGGGACGTgcaagttcctgagttcaatccccagcaacacacacacacacacacacacacacacgaaaaaggTAGTAGGGGTTACTAAATTCCTTGTGGATAGATATATAGACATTCTATATACTTACACTCAACAAAATATTGGCCATCCTTTGGCGTTTTGTAGGCAACCCTATATAGTTCCCGGCACATTCCATTTTCCCTGTAAAACAGAGCAAGCTGATGCTTAGGGGATTTTTGATCTGGCTGGCTTCTTCACCCTCTACTCTATAGGTATCTCCAGTTTCTGATTCCATTtaccttttgaatatttttgcaaaattagcaaaatggctttttttaaaggttatttcgTTTCTGTCTGATACTTTAGCAATCACGAATTTgctcttatttcttcttcctcagctAAGGGCAGACACCTCACTTActtaatacagtacttgaagcCTAAGGAATTCTCCAAGACATCGATGTGCTGCATAAAAACTCTCATGCTGCtgttctcttctatcttttctcttttgtcagaGGCCACAACAATAGAAAACCAATCCCCATTGAGCTGTAATGGATAAGAAAATGCTTAAGGGAGAAGGGGGCAGGGATACCGCATGGACGTGTTTCTTCTTGAGTTTGGCTTGATAGAGTTGTCACAATACCTAAcattctgcccctgcctctcagtGAGTGCAGAGGTCCCCAAACATTGTTAGATCTGAATAGCATACAACTGATCTTACTTCAAGGTCTGAAGCCATTCGTTTGTCTAATAGAACAGGCCACTGTACCCATCCCCTCAGAGGATCCGCGTGGCTTCAAGAGTTCTCCAAAGCACTCTCTGAGTCAGAAGTTACTATTGGCTGAGCCTACCTTGTCCACATCGAGGTTCCTTCTCTCGGAACTAGCTTCTTCTGCATGGCCACAGACCAGGGTCAGGCCCAgacacagcagcaacagcaacagcttCATGTTGGTAGGGAATAGAATTGCCTCTCTGTCGGGACAATCTCTCTGCTGATGGTGCCCACACTCCACCTCCAGCACTTTGCTCGTCTTTATACTCTCTCTGGGTtcgagtggtttttttttcctcctcatatGGGCCTCCTTCCCTCAGGCTTTGTGGAATGTTTTCTCATGTACTGATGTGAAGCCAAGGATTGTTCCTGCCCTTTTCAAACTTGGCAATGTCATCTCCTATGGATTGATTCTATCACTCATACATTTCACAAAACATATTCCCAAGAAAAACAGTGGATGTTCTAGAGGGCCATCTGGAACCAGATGCAACTTTGGATCTGACTTGGAATCAGAAAGCCAGTTATGGAGTGGGTGGGTACTGAACTGGAAGGTCAAGCATGGAGAGAATCTTTGCTTCAAGACTTGAGTGGAGTGTGGAAGAAGCTGAATTACTTGggttttctttgaaaagattcaTTCACATTTCATGCGTATGAGCATTGGTTTTGCATGTGTACCATGCACACACCTGGGGccaaggaagtcagaaggagGTCAAAAGAAGGAGTCAGATTCTTTGAAACctgttcttgctgaggacccaggttcaattcccagcactcacatggcatctcacaactgaCTCTAGCTCCAGTCACAGGAAATGACCCTCTTTTGGCCCCTGTGATCTcctgtacacatgtggtacatatgaACTCACTCATTCAggcacatatgcataaaaataataaatcttaatttaaaaagattatcaGGAAGGGTCTTCCGAAGCTAAGCTGACAgccgccaccccaccccaccccaaaagatTGACCTCAGAATGCAAACTGCTAACTTAGTAAGGTAAACTGCTTCAGCTGTTTACCTCAGAGAACGTTGGACTTTAACTGACTGGACATAATctcatcattaaagaaaaacaaaggtatTGTTCAAAGTCATATTTGCTGATAGAGATCCAAGTGGAAATGATATCAAGAGTCTGCTTACAAAGACACACAGTTATAATGGGAACATATTTTGTATCCGTATCAATTGTATTTACCCTGGAACTAGAAACATAAAATAGTGTTTGATGTGGGGAAATAATGAATTCAAGAAGGAGGCAAGTCCTTGATAGGTTTTATTTCACTTTGCATCAACTCTCTATAGTATGtactatttattttcatctttccatAGTGTTAGCTAAGACTCAGAAAGATCAAGTAACTATACAAGGCCATAGAGCCAGTCAGC
This window harbors:
- the LOC116888421 gene encoding major urinary protein-like isoform X2; this encodes MKLLLLLLCLGLTLVCGHAEEASSERRNLDVDKLNGDWFSIVVASDKREKIEENSSMRVFMQHIDVLENSLGFKYCIKENGMCRELYRVAYKTPKDGQYFVEYDGGNTFTINKQDYDRYLILRIVSYKNRETFQVMSLYGRTKDLSSDIKEKFAKLCEAHGITRDNIIDLTKTDRCLQARG
- the LOC116888421 gene encoding major urinary protein-like isoform X1, which translates into the protein MKLLLLLLCLGLTLVCGHAEEASSERRNLDVDKLNGDWFSIVVASDKREKIEENSSMRVFMQHIDVLENSLGFKYCIKENGMCRELYRVAYKTPKDGQYFVEYDGGNTFTINKQDYDRYLILRIVSYKNRETFQVMSLYGRTKDLSSDIKEKFAKLCEAHGITRDNIIDLTNNVDLVPEHVLVLTLQIAVSRPEVEERPEPPVLSGDLSPGLQHHHFLSMEHPETNSAI